DNA sequence from the Leptospirillum ferrooxidans C2-3 genome:
TCTGCCTATCAGGAGGGAAATTCCATTGTCATCGAGATTTCAGATGACGGTCATGGTGTCAATGTGGACAGGGTCCGCAGAAAAGCGATCGAACGCAATCTGATTTCGGCGGCGGATGCTGACCGGATGACCACTGAAGAGCTGGTCAATCTCATCTTTTTGCCTGGATTCAGCACTGCCGAAAAGGTGACGGATGTCTCCGGCCGTGGTGTCGGAATGGATGTGGTCAGGACGAATATCAACAAGATCAATGGCACAGTCGAGATCCGCTCCCAAAATGGACTGGGCTCGACATTTGTGATCAACCTGCCTTTGACCATTGCCATTATCCAGGCGTTGATGGTCGCGATCGGGGATGAAGTCTATGCGGTACCGCTTCAGTCCGTTGTGGAAACGGTCAAAATCACTGAATCGGATATCCGGACACTCTCGGGAGCTGAAGTTTTAAATCTCCGGAATCAGGTTTTGCCACTCCTGAGGCTAAGGGATGAGTTCAAAATCCCCGGTGAGGCCAATGAATCTGCAGGAAAAAACCGTTATGTGGTTGTTGTTCAGCTTGGCTCCCGCTCCGTAGGTCTTGTTGTCGAGGCACTTCCATACCAGGAGGAAGTGGTCATCAAGAGTATGGGGCCAATCCTGTCAGGTATCAGGGGAATGGCAGGGGCAACGATTACCGGCGATGGGAAGGTGGTTCTGATTCTTGATGTCGGTGAGATTTTGCAAGATATCCAGATCCGCGGCCATCAGGGGGTATCGGCCGTTTCCCGATAGAAGGGTTTGTCCGGGGGTAGGGGAGGTCGATTGAAATTACAGGGAAAGATCCAGCTGTCCGTGTTTTTGATTCTGCTCCTGTTTCTTTCTGTGACGGGGGTACTGACGATCTATAAGGTTTCGGGTGATCTGATGAATCAGGAGGGAAAACGATCCGAAATGATGGGACAGTCCATCATCGGTAGCCTTTCGACGGTGATGATGTCGGTCAATGCACCAGTCCTTTCTCAGAAGGTTATAGAGGATCAGAAACATCTTGAAGGGATTTTGAGGGTTCAGGTTCTTCGGCCATCCGGCAAGCAGGCGTTCTATGACAACAAGATGATTGATCGGGTCAACGCATGGAGGCATTACGATGCCTACGCCCGTCGTTCATTCTTTTCCCGGCCCAAGAATGATTCTGGCCGTCTGGGGCAGGATTCCCGTTTCAAGAATGTTCTTTTATACGGTCGTGCCGTTTCATATCAGGAAACAGTTGATGGAACTCCTGCACTGACCCGGTTACTGCCGATCAAAATGTCCAATAACTGTCTTCTCTGCCATGGATTCCAAAAGGATCAGCCAGTCATGGCGGTTCTCAGGATCAGTACCCCCCTGACGGCTTTCAATCATTCGAAAAATTCCATGATCATGGAGATTTCCATATTGTCACTTGCAACGATGATTGTTCTCTCCGTCCTTCTGTCCATTACGATGAGAACCCTTGCCATCCGACCGATTCAGGAGATCGTTTCAGTGATTGAGCAGACGGCCCAGGGGGATCTTACCCGGACCGTCCAGCCCAGAACCGGTGACGAAATCGGAAGCTTGATGACGCATTTTAATGAGATGGTCATGAAGATCCGTGAAGTCGTTATAAAACAGCGGGAAGAAGCCTCCAGGGTCATGCTGATTGCCAAGGGTATCATCGGAAAGCTTGACGGCATCCGCTCCAGGACGGACCATGAGGCCGAAATGATTGCCGGTGCGGCCGAAGCCACGGAAAAGCTATCCGGATCGATCCGGTCTGTGAGCCAAAATACCCGCTCCCTGGCAGAACTCTCCACGAAAACCGATCGGGAAGCCCTGAGGGGACTGGAATCCATTCAGAGGGCCGGGCAGGAACTGACACGAATTTCCGGAGTCGTCTCCGATGCGACCAAAAGCATTTTGGAGCTTGGCAAGTCCTCCGAGGAAATCTCCCAGATCATCACCATTATTGACGAGATCGCCGAGCAGACCAATCTCCTTGCCCTCAATGCGGCCATTGAAGCCGCACGTGCAGGGGAGCAGGGAAAAGGATTTGCTGTCGTTGCCGACGAGGTTAGAAAACTGGCGGAAAGAACGACACTTTCCACGCGGGAAATTGCCGAGACGATAAAGTCTATTCAGGTTCAGACCGAAAAGTCGGTAAGGGTGATGTCTTCGGGATCGAAGGAGATGATCGATCTGATGGGGGTGATGGAGGAGGCTTCCACACTGCTCTCCGGAATCACCGCTTCCGTCAATCAGGTGACGATCCGTGTCAACGAGATCGCCGAAGATTCTGCCCGACAGAGTGAAGCGGTTTCCAATGTGACAGAAGCGGTGGAAAGCTCCTCCCGCGGAATTCAGCTGATCCGTCAAAATGCGAAAGAGTCCGCTGATGCCGGGGTGGAGATGGATTCAAGAATGAAAGAGCTTGAACGATATCTCGCGCAGTTCAGGACGGATGCCTGATTTTCTATTCGAATGGTTTCTTGTTCTCAAAATGAAGGAGGCAATTGTCCAATGAAGGAACTTTCGACCGACAGATCCATTGAGCCATTCTCCCCGGGATCTCCGTCGGGGACAGACTTTGCTGATGGATCAGATGAGATCCTCCAACTGGTCAGTTTTACCCTTGCAGGGGAAAATTATGGATGTGAAGTCATTCATGTTCAGGAGATCAACAGGCTCTCGGATTTGACCCGTGTGCCGAAGGCTCCCCACTATGTTGATGGTGTGGTCAATCTCAGGGGAAAAATTCTGCCGGTGATCAACTTCAGAAGGCTTCTCGGATTTCCTTCCGCATCGGAAGTGACCGAGGATATGAGAACGATCGTTGTGAATGCGGAAGGGATTCTTGCGGGTTTGACGGTGGACTCGGTCAACCAGGTCATCAGGATTCCCAGAAAGGATATTGAAAACCGTCAGGACTTCAATATGGCCGGAAGTTTTGCGGATGCCATTACCGGAGTGGCCCATCTTGATGATTCCCTGGTAACGATTATTGATATCATGAGCCTTCTCAGAAGACACCAGTCTGATGTTTCAGGATCCGGGCGCTAAAAGACCATGGATATCACGACCCTTCTGGGTTTCTTGATCGGTATCGGTGGAATTCTCGGCGGGGCAACGATGGAAGGTTTGCCTCTCGGGACCATTTTTCAGCTGACAGCTGCCATTATTGTGTTCGGCGGAACGATTGGCGCGACGATGGTGACGACACCCCTTCCACAGGTCATTGCCGCAGTCAAGGGGATTCCCCGGCTGTTTTTGAATTCAAAGTCCGATCCGGTGCCCCTTATCCTGAAAATCGTCGAGCTTGCAAAAGTTTCACGAAAGGAAGGGTTGTTAAAGCTTGAGGCCTATCTTGAGGATCCATTTATCAAGGCCAATGGATTTTTCACCCGCGGTGTCAGAATGGTGATGGATGGCACGGATATCGCCAAGGTTCGCGAAGCTCTTGAAGGAGAATCGTTCTATATGGAAGAGGAAGAGGGCGGAGCTGCCAAGGTTTTTGAAGCCGCTGGCGGGTATGCTCCGACGATCGGAATCCTTGGGGCGGTTCTGGGCTTGATCCATGTCATGAGCAACCTCTCCGATCCGAACAAGCTTGCTGAAGGGATCGCCACTGCCTTTGTCGCCACGGTGTATGGGGTGGGTTCTGCCAACCTGATCTTTTTGCCGCTTTCTGGAAAGCTCAAGATCAAGAATCGTTCCGAAGGAAAGTTCCGGGAAATGATCATTGCTGGACTGGTCGCAATCGGTCAGGGGGAAAATCCGAACAACATCCAGGATCTTCTGGCAGGATTCCTGAGCGAGGCGGAACGGGTTCATCTGCCTTCCACCTGAGTCATGATTTAGGGAGCGAAGGACAATGGCTAAAAAAGCCCGTCATGAAGAACATGAAAATCTCGAGAGATGGCTTGTTTCCTACGCCGATTTCATCACCCTCCTTTTTGCCTTTTTTGTGATGCTGTATGCGATCTC
Encoded proteins:
- a CDS encoding methyl-accepting chemotaxis protein, encoding MKLQGKIQLSVFLILLLFLSVTGVLTIYKVSGDLMNQEGKRSEMMGQSIIGSLSTVMMSVNAPVLSQKVIEDQKHLEGILRVQVLRPSGKQAFYDNKMIDRVNAWRHYDAYARRSFFSRPKNDSGRLGQDSRFKNVLLYGRAVSYQETVDGTPALTRLLPIKMSNNCLLCHGFQKDQPVMAVLRISTPLTAFNHSKNSMIMEISILSLATMIVLSVLLSITMRTLAIRPIQEIVSVIEQTAQGDLTRTVQPRTGDEIGSLMTHFNEMVMKIREVVIKQREEASRVMLIAKGIIGKLDGIRSRTDHEAEMIAGAAEATEKLSGSIRSVSQNTRSLAELSTKTDREALRGLESIQRAGQELTRISGVVSDATKSILELGKSSEEISQIITIIDEIAEQTNLLALNAAIEAARAGEQGKGFAVVADEVRKLAERTTLSTREIAETIKSIQVQTEKSVRVMSSGSKEMIDLMGVMEEASTLLSGITASVNQVTIRVNEIAEDSARQSEAVSNVTEAVESSSRGIQLIRQNAKESADAGVEMDSRMKELERYLAQFRTDA
- a CDS encoding chemotaxis protein CheW, which codes for MKELSTDRSIEPFSPGSPSGTDFADGSDEILQLVSFTLAGENYGCEVIHVQEINRLSDLTRVPKAPHYVDGVVNLRGKILPVINFRRLLGFPSASEVTEDMRTIVVNAEGILAGLTVDSVNQVIRIPRKDIENRQDFNMAGSFADAITGVAHLDDSLVTIIDIMSLLRRHQSDVSGSGR
- a CDS encoding flagellar motor protein, with protein sequence MDITTLLGFLIGIGGILGGATMEGLPLGTIFQLTAAIIVFGGTIGATMVTTPLPQVIAAVKGIPRLFLNSKSDPVPLILKIVELAKVSRKEGLLKLEAYLEDPFIKANGFFTRGVRMVMDGTDIAKVREALEGESFYMEEEEGGAAKVFEAAGGYAPTIGILGAVLGLIHVMSNLSDPNKLAEGIATAFVATVYGVGSANLIFLPLSGKLKIKNRSEGKFREMIIAGLVAIGQGENPNNIQDLLAGFLSEAERVHLPST